The genomic interval AAATACGCGATGTCCTTCAATTCCTTGAACACTCCAAAGTTGAGCAAGGGCGAGCAATCGTAGATGCCCACTTCCCCGTTGTTGAAGTGAATGCGCAACTTGTAGTCGGCAAGAGCAATCACGTTTTTGACTCTTGGATTCATGTTCATCACCTCAGCGGGTCAATTTTGTAGGGGTGCTCGCCTGTGACCGCAAGCGTCCAATTTGCCATCAGTTCTTCCTTGTGTAATTCGATCCATGCTTGGAGCAATTTCATTTTTGAATCTGGAAGGCTTCCATCAAGGATGTCGCCATTAGGGATTTGTACGATTACTTCATGCTCTTGGTATTTGACATGAATGTGTGGCATGTTGTGCTGTTTGGTATCCATGAAGTACATATAAACAATGAGACCATAAAACATTGAAATTGAAGGCATGACTTTACCTCGTTTTGTCGGTTGCTAGCGAA from Deltaproteobacteria bacterium carries:
- a CDS encoding DUF2442 domain-containing protein — protein: MNPRVKNVIALADYKLRIHFNNGEVGIYDCSPLLNFGVFKELKDIAYFKQAKAWDGTVIWPHEQDICPDTLYLDSTKSPEHGA
- a CDS encoding DUF4160 domain-containing protein; the protein is MPSISMFYGLIVYMYFMDTKQHNMPHIHVKYQEHEVIVQIPNGDILDGSLPDSKMKLLQAWIELHKEELMANWTLAVTGEHPYKIDPLR